From Triticum urartu cultivar G1812 chromosome 2, Tu2.1, whole genome shotgun sequence, a single genomic window includes:
- the LOC125539277 gene encoding uncharacterized protein LOC125539277 produces the protein MKGGGGGGGGKESATGSFLRFLLLLLLPLTALYFFYTLHLLLASAASSSTASCPPDPTAVSSRVSTNRTAAAVADSKAAPAASAATTLQHVVFGIAASSRFWDKRKEYIKVWWRPRGAMRGYVWLDREVRESNMSTARTGLPAIKISSDTSAFPYTHRRGHRSAIRISRIVSETFRLGLPGVRWFVMGDDDTVFFPDNLLTVLNKFDHRQPYYIGSLSESHLQNIYFSYGMAYGGGGFAISRPLAEALARIQDGCISRYPALYGSDDRIQACMAELGVPLTKHPGFHQYDVYGDLLGLLAAHPVAPIVTLHHLDVVQPLFPNAPARPAAVRRLFSGPVRLDPAGIMQQSICYDGANRWTVSVAWGFAVLVSRGVTSPREMEMPARTFLNWYRRADYTAYAFNTRPLARTPCHKPAVYYLSSARSAEAARGGETTVTRYERWRPANETRPACRWNITDPDAHLDHIVVLKRPDPGIWDRSPRRNCCRVLSSPKVGKEGKKTMTIDVGVCRDGEFSQVV, from the exons ATgaaggggggcggcggcggcggcggcggcaaggagTCCGCCACCGGCTCCTtcctccgcttcctcctcctgctcctcctccccCTCACCGCCCTCTACTTCTTCTACACGCTCCACCTCCTcctcgcctccgccgcctcctcgtccACCGCGTCCTGCCCGCCGGACCCCACCGCGGTCTCCTCCCGCGTCTCCACCAACCGCACCGCTGCGGCGGTGGCCGACAGTAAGGCCGCCCCCGCGGCGTCCGCGGCGACGACGCTGCAGCACGTGGTGTTCGGCATCGCGGCCTCGTCGCGGTTCTGGGACAAGCGCAAGGAGTACATCAAGGTGTGGTGGCGCCCGCGCGGCGCCATGCGCGGCTACGTCTGGCTGGACCGCGAGGTGCGGGAGTCCAACATGTCGACGGCGCGGACGGGGCTCCCGGCCATCAAGATCTCCTCCGACACCTCCGCCTTCCCCTACACGCACCGGCGCGGCCACCGCTCCGCCATCCGCATCTCCCGCATCGTCTCCGAGACCTTCCGCCTCGGCCTCCCCGGCGTGCGCTGGTTCGTCATGGGCGACGACGACACCGTCTTCTTCCCGGACAACCTGCTCACCGTTCTCAACAAGTTCGACCACCGCCAGCCCTACTACATCGGCTCCCTCTCCGAGAGCCACCTGCAGAACATCTACTTCTCCTACGGGATGGCgtacggcggcggcggcttcgccATCAGCAGGCCGCTGGCGGAGGCGCTCGCGCGGATTCAGGACGGCTGCATCAGCCGCTACCCGGCGCTCTACGGCAGCGACGACCGGATCCAGGCGTGCATGGCGGAGCTGGGGGTGCCGCTCACCAAGCACCCGGGGTTCCACCAGTACGACGTGTACGGGGACCTGCTGGGCCTCCTGGCGGCGCACCCGGTGGCGCCGATCGTGACGCTGCACCACCTGGACGTGGTGCAGCCGCTGTTCCCCAACGCGCCCGCGCGGCCGGCGGCGGTGCGGAGGCTGTTCAGCGGGCCCGTGAGGCTGGACCCGGCGGGGATAATGCAGCAGTCCATCTGCTACGACGGGGCGAACCGGTGGACGGTGTCGGTGGCGTGGGGGTTCGCCGTGCTGGTGTCGAGGGGGGTGACCTCGCCGCGGGAGATGGAGATGCCGGCGCGGACGTTCCTCAACTGGTACCGGCGCGCCGACTACACGGCGTACGCCTTCAACACGCGGCCCCTGGCGCGCACGCCGTGCCACAAGCCGGCCGTGTACTACCTGTCGTCGGCGCGCAGCGCGGAGGCCGCCCGCGGCGGGGAGACAACGGTGACGCGGTACGAGCGGTGGCGCCCCGCGAACGAGACGCGGCCCGCGTGCCGTTGGAACATCACCGACCCGGACGCGCATCTCGACCACATCGTCGTGCTCAAGAGGCCCGACCCCGGGATATGGGACCGG TCGCCGAGGAGGAACTGCTGTAGGGTGCTGTCGTCGCCCAAGGTGGGGAAGGAGGGGAAGAAGACGATGACCATCGACGTGGGCGTGTGCAGGGACGGCGAGTTCAGCCAAGTAGTCTAG